The Branchiostoma floridae strain S238N-H82 unplaced genomic scaffold, Bfl_VNyyK Sc7u5tJ_1560, whole genome shotgun sequence genomic sequence ACTAGCGCTATAGCATTTTATAAAAAATCAAACTGATAGGCAACGTTGAAAACATGGGTGGAGAAGCTGTAAGAATTTTTCTCAAAAAGTATGGCATTCCTTCAGAACATGTTAATTTACAGGAAATGTATAATTGACCCCTTATATCTCTGTTAGTAAATTCTATAAAGCCATAATTGGAGTTTTTGATACAGGATGTGTCGCCTTGGGTGACTTTTGTGCTGCTAAATCGCCCAAAATACAGAGGTGTAACGTACACGGCGCGTGCTGCCATTATTTTTGGGACACTTGATCGGATGTCAACATTAAAGGCAAAAATGCACCTGCAAAACTGGTGGGGAAGGGCAAAATACGGACTACTAGCGCTATAGCATTTTATAAAAAAAGATCAAACTGATTGGAAAACGGGTGGACAGGTTGTTATTTTATCAAAGGTTTCGCAGCCCTCAGAACATGTTAACTTACAGGAAATGTACAATCTACCCCTTTTATCTCTCTGATAGTAAATCCTATAGATATATGATCCGAGAGTTTTTGATCAagaagctccttggtttgatacagaAGGTGTCGCCTTGGGGCGCTTTTGTGCTGATAAATCGCCCCAAATACAGAGGTGTAACGTACACGGCGCGTGCTGCCATTATCTTTGGTATATTTGATCGGATGTCAACATTAAAGGCAGAATGCACTTGTAAAACTGTTCgggaaatgtaaaaaaatacggACTACTAGCGCTATAGCATTTTATAAAAAATCAAACTGATAGGCAACGTTGAAAACATGGGTGGACAAGCTGTAAGCATTTTTCTCAAAAAGTATGGCATCCCTTCAGAACATGTTAATTTACAGGAAATGTATAATTGACCCCTTATATCTCTGTTAGTAAATCCTATAAAGCTATAATTGGAGTTTTTGATACAGGATGTGTCGCCTTGGGTCGCTTTTGTGCTTCTAAATCGCCCCAAATACAGAGGTGTAACGTACACGGCGCGTGCTGCCGTTATCTTTGGGACATCTGATCGGATGTCAACATTAAAGGCAGAAATGCACTGATGGAGGATGGGCAAATACaggctactactagtactagcacttagttacatgcaaaattggtAAAGCCGATAGGAAATGTTGAAAACATCGGTCGACAACTTGTAAGGATTTATCAAATGATATGGCAACCTTTCAGAACATTAACGTTAatttacagaaaatgtacacTAGACCACTTCTGTTAGCAAATACTGATTAAGTTATGGGTGTCGCCTTGGGTCGCTTTTGTGCTTCTAAATCGCCCCAAATACAGAGGTGTGACGTACACGGCGCGTGCTGCCATTATCTTTGGAACGTTTGATCGGATGTCAACATTAAAGGCAAAAATGCACCTGTAAAACTAGTGGAGGAGGGCCAAAAATACTGAGTACcagtattttacaaaaaaaatcaaactgatGGCCGATGTTGAAAACATGGTTGGACAGGTTGTTAgtattttataaaaaaaatgtggcaGCCCAGAttatgtaacgctggttcatcTTAATccgagggtgacctatatccgttatttgtAAGAATGTTTAAGGATATAttcagggatatgaagtcgacggacggtggtttcaaatcggaacattttgaaaatattgaatatttgaaaccacagtccgcagactaaatgttctgtttttaaagacagcGGATAAAGGtcccccgtggataaaggtgaactagcgttacattgaATGAATTTACAGGAAATGTATAATCAACTTAGTATCACAAGCACTCGACATAGAACATGCAGCCATTACAAAGCTACGTGTCAGTTCACACAAACTGCTTGTTGAAAAATGTAAGCATACCGCATTCCTTTACAGCAAAGAATTTGTCATGATTGTAGCTCAAACAAGATAAAAGACGAGTGCCATTCTATTTTGGTTATACAACAATGAGGGAAATATCTTCTTCAATTGTGTACAAGTTAAGTTTCATGCTTTTGGTGTTTAAATAGCACAACAAAATTTACAGTCCTTATGTACTTAGACAAATCACGTATTTTAAACTCCATCTGCTTTGGCATTAAAACTGTCTTAAGAAGCCAGAAAAAGTTGGACCtgtaaatactagtatactttgtaGTTTTTAGTATTATATTACATCCTTACACAATAAGTTAGAATCATTAGGAACTGCATTCTTTTCACTTTGACATGTACTTAGCATGTTAGAGAGcataaacgtacaataaaggtcttcattcattcattatatgtTGCTCTTGCAAATTGAGTGCTACTATTAATTACAATGTGATCATATCATCATATTTAAAGATATGTATCTCGAGGGACAAGGAGGGTGAGTAAGTAATATTGGGAGCTACAAAATGCATTTATGCCATGAAATTATGTTTCATAACAATTCTGCAACTCAGCGGTTCAGAAGCGCCGGCTAGTGATCCTTGACGGCACTGCAGTCCGAAGCCGTTGAATGAATGGAATCTTCAACTGAGgaaaactccaagcagatccggcggtggcataagatgatatcaaagccggccaaggagtatagccgggcagagggagtcaaacgggcaccggaggctGCTGacctcctctggccggctatattccttggccagctttgattctATCGCATGACACCgtcggatctgcttggagattaaactcATGTTTATGATAAGTTTGGTCATCCTTGCATAAACCACGGAGGACCTGCCCATCTTGGAGGGCCCTTCCCCTTCTTATCCTTGGGGTCCTTATTCTTCTTATCCCTCGGGCACTTCTCTTTCTTATCCTTGGGTCCCTTCTCTTTCTTATCCTTTGGGCCCTCCTCCGTCTTATCATTGGTGCCATTCTCCTTCTTTTCCCTCGGGCCATTTTCTTTCTTATCCCTGGGGCCCTTCTCCATATTATCCTTGCGGCCCTTTTCCTTATCATCCCTAGTGTCCTTCTCCTTCAGATCCCTGGGGCCCTCCTCCTTATCCCTGGGGCCCTCCTCCTTATCCCTGGGGCCCTCCTCCTTGTTACCCCTGGGGCCCTCCTCCATACCCCTGGGGCCCTCCTTCTTATCCCTGGGGACCTCCTCCTTGTTGCCCCTGGGGCCCTCCTCCATACCCCTGGGGCTCTTCCCCTCATCCGTGGGGCCCTCCTCCTTCTGATCCCTTGGGCCCATCTCCTTCTTGTCCCCGCGTGGCCATTCAGGTCCAACCGGTCCTGCTGGCCCGTTTTCTCCCTGGGGGCCAGCAGGACCGACGGGTCCCCTTTCTCCTGGAGGACCCGGGGGCCCTGGGGGACCAGCCAACCCATGGGCGCTTGGGGGTCCTAGGACTGCTGCGGCATTCCCTCCCTCTCGGTCTCGAAGCTCAGCAACCTCTTGGGAAAGATTTGCGATCCTTGCTGTGTGCATGGAAAACAAGATTGCTGAACTGTGTTatagtgtttttttgtttgtgattAACGATTATCTAAACGTATTTGGTAGTTAAACAGGCAGTTTTCAGCATTACTTCTAATTAGTTCATggcatggaagctcatctgtgttggtagaagaatacattatagaaacaTACTAACACTTTACTCGAACAGTGGAATTAACGCTATATAGtaacttacccctctaaattttcggacgAACACCGTCGACCATGTTAACAGAATGAGACGGTCAAAGCTGTTCGTCCGAAAATGTGAGGGGTAAATCCCTATAGTGTCAATTGGGATGCTGGATGTTAAAGTGTTAGTCATTtctgtaacgtttttgttttgtttattatcGACACAGATGGACAGCATGATGCAAGTAAATGAATCAACAAATTTGGCGCGTTACACCTTGAAATGGTTTGCCTGATATTACAAAGGTTTTACATGATTTtcacaaatacacatgtactatagTTGCATGCAGAGAACAAAATAcagtaaaactgaccagcaAAGTACGGCTGCAGGACTGCCATAATCACCACCACCAGCACACCCAGGACCTGCCACAGCCGCTTACACAGCCGG encodes the following:
- the LOC118408191 gene encoding collagen alpha-1(XI) chain-like; this encodes MAARTPNQLYIPREDVYVAVEKRRRVIRLCKRLWQVLGVLVVVIMAVLQPYFAARIANLSQEVAELRDREGGNAAAVLGPPSAHGLAGPPGPPGPPGERGPVGPAGPQGENGPAGPVGPEWPRGDKKEMGPRDQKEEGPTDEGKSPRGMEEGPRGNKEEVPRDKKEGPRGMEEGPRGNKEEGPRDKEEGPRDKEEGPRDLKEKDTRDDKEKGRKDNMEKGPRDKKENGPREKKENGTNDKTEEGPKDKKEKGPKDKKEKCPRDKKNKDPKDKKGKGPPRWAGPPWFMQG